In the Streptomyces sp. f51 genome, one interval contains:
- a CDS encoding DUF2092 domain-containing protein has protein sequence MAPYESDDSARAAEADDTLDGRRKAARYVVPVAVVGVAAATIGLVPALADSGDPNLPKVTAQQLIEKIAKSDVQQLSGTVKITTDLGLPDLGGLESGLLSGAAKGHDGSSADPQSKLLELAAGTHTLRVAADGPDRGKVSLLDSAAEYSVIHNGKDVWGYDSKSNEVFHSTSAESGKAGEKAGDKAPRDVPATPKDFADEVLKSVDSTTSVKVDGTAHVAGRDAYKLVIKPRQSGTTVGAISIAVDAKTGLPLKFTLTPASGGAAVVDAGFTRVDFSRPAASTFAFTPPKGAKVTEGDTLKGAKGDESKSPKGAEPKRVEKGAPKGHEGAADGLGGPKTIGKGWNSIVVLGTGGKGVPSGASGSTGNSNVDGFLNSLGDHVTGSFGSGTVYSTRLINALITDDGKVYAGAVTKAALVKAANAAH, from the coding sequence ATGGCACCGTACGAATCCGACGACAGCGCGAGGGCCGCGGAGGCCGACGACACGCTCGACGGGCGACGCAAGGCCGCGCGGTACGTCGTTCCGGTCGCGGTGGTGGGGGTGGCGGCGGCGACGATCGGACTCGTCCCGGCGCTCGCCGACTCCGGAGACCCGAACCTTCCGAAGGTCACCGCGCAGCAACTCATCGAGAAGATCGCCAAGTCGGACGTCCAGCAGCTGTCCGGCACGGTCAAGATCACCACCGACTTGGGGCTGCCCGACCTGGGCGGTCTGGAGAGCGGCCTGCTGTCCGGCGCGGCCAAGGGCCACGACGGCTCGTCCGCCGACCCGCAGTCCAAGCTCCTCGAACTCGCCGCGGGCACGCACACGCTGCGCGTGGCGGCCGACGGACCGGACCGGGGCAAGGTCTCCCTGCTGGACAGCGCCGCCGAGTACAGCGTCATCCACAACGGCAAGGACGTCTGGGGATACGACAGCAAGTCGAACGAGGTCTTCCACTCGACGTCCGCCGAGTCCGGTAAGGCCGGCGAGAAGGCGGGGGACAAGGCGCCGCGGGACGTTCCCGCCACGCCCAAGGACTTCGCCGACGAGGTGCTCAAGTCCGTCGACTCCACGACCTCGGTGAAGGTCGACGGCACCGCGCACGTCGCGGGCCGTGACGCCTACAAGCTGGTCATCAAGCCCCGGCAGTCCGGCACGACGGTCGGCGCCATCAGCATCGCGGTGGACGCGAAGACGGGGCTGCCGCTGAAGTTCACGCTGACCCCGGCGAGCGGTGGCGCGGCGGTCGTGGACGCGGGCTTCACCCGGGTCGACTTCTCCCGGCCGGCCGCTTCGACGTTCGCCTTCACCCCGCCGAAGGGCGCGAAGGTCACCGAGGGCGACACGCTGAAGGGCGCGAAGGGCGACGAGTCCAAGAGCCCGAAGGGCGCCGAGCCCAAGCGCGTGGAGAAGGGCGCGCCGAAGGGTCACGAGGGAGCCGCCGACGGCCTCGGCGGTCCGAAGACGATCGGCAAGGGCTGGAACTCGATCGTCGTCCTCGGCACCGGGGGCAAGGGTGTGCCCTCGGGCGCGTCCGGTTCGACCGGCAACAGCAACGTCGACGGTTTCCTGAACTCCCTCGGCGACCACGTGACCGGCTCGTTCGGCTCGGGCACGGTCTACTCGACCCGACTGATCAACGCGCTGATCACGGACGACGGCAAGGTGTACGCCGGTGCCGTCACCAAGGCCGCGCTGGTGAAGGCCGCGAACGCGGCCCACTAG
- a CDS encoding ATP-binding cassette domain-containing protein translates to MEELSADEPGPAREPEAADLVPVRAEAADVAPAWAEAADVAPAWAEAADVAPAREPGDTVARPARGPGDVAAGPARGPRAVGAVAAGGDAVIATRGLTKRYRGGQLAVDGLDLTVPAGSVFGFLGPNGSGKTTTIRMLMGLIEPTSGTASVLGRPMPRSARTVLPHVGALIEGPALYGFLSGRDNLIRYDSADPTADPRTRRARVESALDRVGLAAAAGKKAKAYSLGMKQRLGLAAALLQPRRLLVLDEPTNGLDPQGMREIRSLVRELASDGTTVFLSSHLLDEIEQVCTHAAVMTRGRLVVQGPVADLAAGARGRLVVTTPDTGEAARVLKEQGVLDLVVTETGVSAEPPDRELAELNAALVTAGVRVRGFGVERASLEDAFVALTGEGFDVAG, encoded by the coding sequence ATGGAGGAGCTGTCCGCCGACGAACCCGGCCCCGCGCGGGAGCCGGAAGCCGCTGACCTGGTGCCCGTACGGGCGGAAGCCGCCGACGTGGCACCCGCGTGGGCGGAAGCCGCAGACGTGGCACCCGCGTGGGCGGAAGCCGCAGACGTGGCGCCCGCGCGGGAGCCGGGGGATACGGTCGCCAGGCCCGCGCGAGGGCCGGGAGACGTGGCGGCCGGGCCCGCGCGGGGGCCGAGGGCCGTCGGTGCCGTGGCCGCCGGCGGGGACGCGGTGATCGCGACCCGCGGGCTGACCAAGCGGTACCGCGGCGGACAGCTCGCCGTCGACGGCCTGGACCTCACCGTCCCGGCGGGCAGCGTCTTCGGTTTCCTCGGACCGAACGGCTCGGGCAAGACCACCACCATCCGCATGCTGATGGGCCTGATCGAGCCGACCTCGGGCACGGCGAGCGTCCTGGGGCGGCCCATGCCCCGGTCCGCGCGCACCGTGCTCCCGCACGTCGGGGCCCTGATCGAGGGGCCCGCGCTGTACGGCTTCCTCTCCGGGCGGGACAACCTCATCCGGTACGACTCCGCGGACCCCACCGCCGATCCCCGCACCCGCAGGGCACGCGTCGAGTCCGCGCTCGACCGGGTGGGACTGGCCGCGGCGGCGGGGAAGAAGGCGAAGGCGTACTCCCTGGGCATGAAGCAGCGGCTGGGACTCGCGGCGGCGCTGCTCCAGCCCCGCCGGCTGCTCGTCCTGGACGAGCCGACCAACGGCCTCGACCCTCAGGGCATGCGGGAGATCCGTTCGCTGGTCAGGGAACTGGCCTCCGACGGCACGACGGTCTTCCTCTCCTCGCACCTGCTCGACGAGATCGAGCAGGTCTGCACCCACGCTGCCGTGATGACCCGGGGGCGGCTCGTCGTCCAGGGCCCGGTGGCCGATCTCGCGGCCGGAGCGCGCGGCCGGCTGGTGGTGACGACCCCGGACACCGGGGAGGCGGCGCGGGTCCTCAAGGAGCAGGGCGTCCTGGATCTCGTCGTCACCGAGACGGGAGTGAGCGCGGAGCCGCCCGACCGTGAACTCGCCGAACTGAACGCCGCGTTGGTCACGGCGGGCGTGCGGGTCCGCGGCTTCGGGGTCGAACGGGCCTCGCTGGAGGACGCGTTCGTGGCACTGACCGGGGAGGGATTCGATGTCGCGGGCTGA
- a CDS encoding ABC transporter permease has product MSRAESLPERGARTAAQPGARRGPSPLWTFGLFRDELVTTFRRWRTIALLGVLAAVPILIGVAVKVETNGGSSAGGDGGQGPAFIAQITNNGLFLVFTGLAATLPFFLPMAIGVIAGDAIAGEANAGTLRYLLVAPAGRTRLLLTKYATTMTFCLVATLVVAVSAFAVGALLFPLGELTTISGTRIGFAEGLGRALLIALVVAVSLTGVAALGLFVSTLTNSGIAAMATTVGLLITVQILDQIPQLHALQPYFFSHYWLSFADLMRDPVYWDGLVRDLGLQGLYVAVFGSAAWARFTTKDITA; this is encoded by the coding sequence ATGTCGCGGGCTGAAAGTCTGCCGGAGCGGGGCGCGCGGACGGCCGCGCAACCGGGAGCCCGCCGTGGGCCGAGCCCGCTGTGGACCTTCGGGCTCTTCCGCGACGAACTCGTCACCACCTTCCGTCGCTGGCGGACGATCGCGCTGCTCGGCGTGCTCGCGGCCGTGCCGATCCTCATCGGTGTCGCCGTGAAGGTCGAGACGAACGGCGGCTCGTCGGCGGGCGGGGACGGCGGTCAGGGCCCCGCGTTCATCGCGCAGATCACCAACAACGGCCTGTTCCTGGTCTTCACCGGGCTGGCCGCGACGCTCCCGTTCTTCCTGCCCATGGCCATCGGCGTCATCGCGGGCGACGCGATCGCGGGCGAGGCCAACGCGGGCACCCTGCGCTATCTCCTGGTCGCGCCCGCGGGACGTACCCGGCTGCTGCTCACGAAGTACGCGACGACGATGACCTTCTGCCTGGTGGCGACGCTGGTGGTGGCGGTGTCGGCCTTCGCGGTGGGCGCCCTGCTGTTCCCGCTGGGTGAGCTGACGACGATCTCCGGGACCCGTATCGGTTTCGCCGAGGGGCTCGGCAGGGCGCTGCTCATCGCCCTGGTCGTGGCCGTGTCGCTCACGGGGGTCGCCGCGCTCGGCCTGTTCGTCTCCACGCTCACCAACAGCGGCATCGCGGCCATGGCGACGACGGTCGGCCTCCTGATCACCGTCCAGATCCTCGACCAGATCCCGCAACTGCACGCGCTCCAGCCGTACTTCTTCTCGCACTACTGGCTGTCCTTCGCCGACCTCATGCGCGACCCCGTCTACTGGGACGGCCTGGTCCGCGACCTGGGCCTCCAGGGCCTGTACGTCGCCGTGTTCGGGTCGGCCGCATGGGCGCGGTTCACGACGAAGGACATCACCGCCTGA
- a CDS encoding NAD(P)H-dependent oxidoreductase, with product MTRRFLFVLGSSRPGGNTETLARRAAEQLPADTEQRWLSLTEHRLPDFEDLRRDSEHVRPPAPSPAATLLDATIAATDIVIASPLYWYSVSGQTKRYLDHWSGWLRTPGVDFKATLAGRTLWGVTALAHEEPEVAGPLIGTLNHTAAYMGMRFGGVLLGNGSKPGDVLNDTGALTRAKTFFAQEAPLARFPYER from the coding sequence ATGACTCGCAGATTCCTGTTCGTGCTCGGCAGCAGCCGCCCCGGCGGCAACACCGAGACCCTGGCCCGCAGAGCGGCCGAACAACTCCCCGCGGACACGGAGCAGCGCTGGCTCTCCCTGACAGAACACCGGCTCCCCGACTTCGAGGACCTCCGCCGGGACAGCGAGCACGTACGCCCACCCGCCCCGAGCCCGGCGGCCACCCTGCTCGACGCCACCATCGCGGCCACCGACATCGTGATCGCCTCGCCGCTGTACTGGTACTCGGTGTCCGGACAGACCAAGCGCTACCTGGACCACTGGTCCGGCTGGCTCCGTACACCCGGCGTCGACTTCAAGGCCACCCTGGCCGGCCGCACCCTCTGGGGCGTCACCGCGCTCGCGCACGAGGAGCCCGAGGTCGCCGGCCCGCTGATCGGCACGCTGAACCACACCGCGGCGTACATGGGGATGCGCTTCGGCGGAGTCCTGCTCGGCAACGGCAGCAAGCCCGGCGACGTACTGAACGACACGGGCGCGCTGACCCGCGCGAAGACCTTCTTCGCCCAGGAGGCACCGCTCGCCCGTTTCCCGTACGAGCGGTGA